In the genome of Bacteroidales bacterium WCE2004, the window CTCTTCGCGGCCTACTTCGCGCACCTCGCCTTCCGGACCCTCTGGCTCACCGTCCGCCACCGCCGCGAGGTCCTGGGCGCCATCCCGGACAATCCTTAGGAATCATGGAATAACACGAAACGGCCCTCCCATTTCCGGGAGGGCCGCTTCGATTCTGTCGGACGTCTGCGCTAGATGAAGATGTAGCGCAAGATGAAGAGGACGGCCAGGACCCACATCGGGACGGAGATTTCCTTGACGCGGCCAGCGATGGCGTGGGTGATCACGTAGGCGATCACGCCGATCAGGATACCGTCGGAGATGCTGTAGGCAACCGGCATCATGATGATGGTCAGGAAGGCCGGGATGCTCTTGCAGTAGTCGTCCCAGTGGATGCGCTTGATGGAAGGCATCATCATCACGCCGACGATCACCAGCGCGGGAGCCGTAGCGGCGCTCGGGATGGAGAGGAAGATCGGCGAGAAGAACAGCGCGAGGGCGAAGCACACGGCCGTGGCGAAAGCCGTGAGGCCGGTGCGGCCGCCGGCGCCGACGCCCGCGGCGCTCTCGACGTAGGTCGTGGTGGTGGAGGTACCGAGGCAGGCACCGGCCACGGTGGCGACGGAGTCTGCCATGAACATCTGCTCCATGCCCTCGACCTCGTCACGCTCGACCAGACCGGCACCCTGGTGGACGCCGATGATCGTGCCCATCGTGTCGAACATGTCGACGAACAGGAAGGTGAACACGACCACGAGCATGTTCCAGCTGAAGATCTGGGAGAACTCGAACTGGCAGAAGATCGGGGAAATGCTGGAAGGCAGGGACAGGAGCTGGACGGAACCGGCGTCGTTGTGCGACAGCTGGGTGATGGCAGCGCCCGTGGCGGGATCCTTGATCACCAGGCCGATGAGCGTGGTGACGATGATACCGATCAGGATGCCGCCCTTGACCTTGAGCATCACCAGGCCGGCCGTGATCATCAGGCCGATGATGGCGACCAGCGCCGTGCCGTGGGTGATGTCGCCGAGGGTCACGAGCGTGGCGTCGGAGTTGACGATGATCCCGGAGTTCTGCAGGCCGATGAAGGCGATGAAGAGGCCGATACCGGCACCGATGGCCTTCTTGAGCGTGCCCGGAATGGCATTCAGCAGCCAGGTGCGGACCTTGGTGAGCGTCAGGATGATGAAGAGGATACCCTCGAGCAGGACCGCCGTCAGGGCGAACTGCCAGGAGTAGCCCATCGTCAGGCAGACCGTGTAGACGAAGAAGGCGTTCAGGCCCATGCCCGGGGCGAGGGCGAACGGTTTCTTGGCATAGATGGCCATCACCAGCGTACCGATGATGGCGGCCAGGGCCGTCGACGTGAAGACGGCGCCGCCCGGCATGCCGTCCAGGGCGCTGAAGATGTTGGGGTTGACGGCCAGGATGTAGGCCATCGTCAGGAACGTGGTGATACCGGCGATGATCTCGGTACGCACACTATGCTTGCCGGCCTCGAAGCCGAAAGCCTTGTTCAGGAAGTTAGCCATGGCGCGCGGGGATTAGAAGACCCACTTGAGGCCGGCGCAGGGACGGGCCCAGAAACCCTTGGCAGTACCGAAATCGTAGGAGAGCTCTACCTCGCCGCCGATGTTGAGATTGTCACAGCCGAAGTGCTGGCCGATGTTGTACCAGAGCTGGGGCTCGGAGATGAACACGGTGTGGGACTCCGTCGGAATGATGGTGCCGTTGTGGTCGGCGAAGAGCATGTGGTCCTCCCACCAGAAATCGGCGAAGCCGCTGAAGCGGAGGCCCTTGACGCCGAAGATGTCCTGCATGCCCCAGACGAAGGTGAACTGCAGCGGAGCCTGCTGCGTAGCGCCCAGGATATTCTTGTAGAGCACCTTGAAGTTGAAAGTATTGCTGAAGTCGGCGCTGTGCAGGAAATAATCGAATCCACCCAGGAACGCATGGTTGATACCATAGCCGAGGCCAAGGCCGCCGTTGTATTCCACCTGCAGGCTCAAAGCGCCAAGTGCGGAATCCTGCCAGAAATTCAGGCAGCGGGCGATTTCAAAGTAGGTAGAGGACGGAGAAACATTCTTGTTTTGCGCATCTTTACCGTTGTAATCGTAGTCGATGAAGAAGAAGGTGTTGCCCCAGTTGTCGTTGTAGAAGCCCTCGAGGGTTGTGGTTACGTGCTGGCGATCAGACCCGAAATCATAGAAGATCTGGAGATTGGTCTGTGCCTTCGCTCCTTGAGCAAACAGCATTGCGGCCGCGGAGACCGCCATCAGGATTACTTTTTTCATGCGTTGTTGTGTATTTGGGTTAGTGTTATGTCAAACCTTGATCACGGAATCCACTTCCACTCCGGCAGGCAGCTTCGCGCGGCCGTTCAGCTCCTCGATCTCGATGATGAAGTTGATCAGCGTCTTCTTGGGATGGAACTGCCCCACCAGGCGGGCTGCGGCGGCGACCGTGCCGCCTGTGGCGAGGAGGTCGTCGTGGATCAGGACCACGTCGTCGGGCGTGATCGCATCGCGGTGGATCTCGATGGTGTCGTGACCGTATTCCTTGTCATAGGTCTCGCTGAGCGTGTCGGCGGGAAGTTTGCCCGGCTTGCGCGCCATCACGAATCCGGCGCCCAGGCGGACGGCCAGGGACGGCCCCATCACGAATCCGCGGGACTCCATGCCCACCACCTTGGTGATGCCCTTGTCCTTGTAGAGTTCGTAGAGGATGTCGTCCAGCTCGCGCAGACACGCTGCGTTCTTGAACATGGTGCTCACATCCCAAAACAAAATGCCCTTCACAGGGAAATCCGGAACGGTCCGGAGGTTGGCTTTCAAATTTTCAACACTCATAAGATAATACTAACAACATACGAAGATAACGTTTTTCTGCGAGAAAACCATCCGCCCCGATACGTTTTTCGGCACCCAATATGCGCCGTTCGGCAAGAATGCTTATCTTTGTGATGATTATGCAGAAAAGAAGTAGTAAAGGCCGGAAGACATCCCCGAGAAAGAGATCCGGCGCCAGCAAGAAAGAGTGTCCGATGTTCGTCGGACGCGTGCAGATGACCCGCGAAGGGTACATCTTCGTCATCATCGACGGCCAGGACGACGATGTCTTCGTCAAGGCCCCCAAGACCCGCCACGCGCTGCACGGCGACACCGTGCGCGTGGCCGTCACCCGGCAGAAGGCCGGGGACAAGCGCCGCGAAGGCGAGGTGGTCGAGATCCTCGAGCGCTCGCAGAAGCCTTTCGTGGGCTATTACCATACCGTCGGGGCCCAGGCCTGGGTCCTGATGCAGAGCAAGACGATGCCCTACGACATCCAGGTGGACGCCGAAGCGGCCGCGGCCCTCGGCGCGCAGGCCGGGATGAAGGTCGCGGCGGTCGTGGACCACTGGGAGCGGCGAGAGCCGGGTCCCTGGGGGCACCTGACCGACGTGCTCGGCGTGCCGGGAGACAACGATACCGAGATGCACGCCATCCTGGCGGAGTTCAACCTCCCCTACCGTTTCGATCCCGAGGTGGAGAACGCCGCCGACAAGATTTCCGACGAGATCACGGAAGCCGACCTCAAGGGTCGCAAGGATTTCCGCAATACGTTTACTTTCACCATCGACCCGGCGGACGCCAAGGATTTCGACGACGCGCTGTCGTTCAAGCCGCTGCCCAACGGCAACTACGAGGTCGGCGTGCACATCGCCGACGTGTCTTATTACGTGCGTCCCGGCTCGCCCGTGGACAAGGAGGCCCGCGAGCGCGGCACATCCGTCTATCTGGTGGACCGCACGGTCCCGATGCTTCCGGAGAAGCTCTGCAACAAGCTCTGCTCGCTGCGCCCGCACGAGGAGAAGCTGGTCTTCTCGGCGGTCTTCGAGATGACGCCCAAGGCCGAGATCCGCTCGCGCTGGATCGGCCGCGCCGTCATCAACTCCGACTACCGCCTCAACTACGACCAGGCGCAGGAGATCATCGAAGAGAAGGCCACGGACGCCGAGCCGAAGCTCGTCGAGGCCATCCAGACGCTGCACAAGCTGGCGACGATCCTGAAGCAGAACGAGCGGAAGAACGGCGCCATCGACTTCGACCGTCCCGAGATGAAGGTCGAGGTGGACGAGAAGGGCAAGCCGGTCCGCGTCTATCAGAAGATATCCAAGGAGGCCAACTGGCTGATCGAGGAGTTCATGCTCCTGGCCAACCGCACGGTGGCCGAATTCGTGGCCACGGGCGGCCAGATGAACGGCGTGCCGCAGAAGAACGCCAAGACCTTCGTCTACCGCGTCCACGGCGAGCCCAACGAGATCAAGCTCGAGAACCTCTACACCTTCGCCAAGGGCTTCGGCTACCGCATCCCGACCGAGCAGCAGGGCGGCCACGCCACGGCCAAGACCCTCAACCAGCTCCTCGAGTCCGCCAAGGGCAAGCCCGAATTCGCCGCCCTGGAGAACCTCGCCCTGCGGGCGATGGCCAAGGCCTGCTACAGCACCGACAACATCGGCCACTACGGCCTGGCGTTCAAGTTCTACACGCACTTCACTTCCCCGATCCGCCGCTACCCCGACCTGATGGTCCACCGCCTGCTGGCGCTCTATCTGGACGGCGCGGAGAGCCGCAAGAAGGACAAATTCGAGGAGGAATGCCGCTACGCCTCCGAGCGCGAGCTCGTGGCCGCGGACGCCGAGCGCACCTCCACGAAATACAAGCTCGTGGAGTTCATGATGGACAAGATCGGAGAGGAATACGACGGACACGTGTCCGGCATCACCGAATGGGGCATGTACGTCGAGATCGAGCCGACCAAGATCGAGGGCATGATCTCCGTGCGCGACATCAAGTCCGACTTCTACGAATTCGACGAGCCGCGGTATCGGCTCGTCGGAAAACGTCGTCACAAGCAATTCTGCCTGGGTGATCCTGTGCGGATCAAGGTCAAGAGCGCCAACCTGGAGCAGCGCCTGCTCGACTACGAACTCGTCGAGCCCGCGGCTCCGGCGGAGCAGGCATCAGAGGTGGGTCGTGAGGAAACGGGCGCTCCCGTCGCGCCCGTCGCCCGGAAGCGGAAGCGCAGATAAGGCGCCGTCGGCCGCCGGCACGAGCACGGCTTCGCCGGGCGAAAGGACGGTCTCGTCCTGCGCCGTGCGCAGCCGAACCTGCCCGGACACGCCGATCACGATCAAGAATCCTTTGTCATCCCCGGCCCGGCCGGGGATTGTCATTTCCCGCGTGAGCTCGAAGAGCTCCGTGGTGAAATACGGGCAGCGCACCAGCTCCACGGCCGCATCGCGCTGCATCCGGTATTTCGTCCGGTATTCCGGATACACCCGATAGTCGATCGCATCCTTCGCCTCCTGCGTGTGCAGCTGGCGCGGTTTGCCGTCCAGGCCGAGGCGGCCATAATCATAGATGCGGTAGGTGAGGTCGGAGGTCTGCTGGATCTCGGCCAGGAAGCATCCGCCGCCGATGGCGTGGATGCGGCCGGCCGGCAGGAAGAAGACGTCGCCGGGCGCGACGGCATGCTTTGCGAGCACGTCGGTGATGCGGTCTTCCTCCACCAGGCGGACATAATCGTCCGGGGTGATGCTTTCCTTCAGGCCGGACATCAGGCTGGCGCCGGGCGCGGCGTCGATCACATACCACATCTCCGTCTTGCCGTTGAGGCCGTACCGGGCCATCGCCAGCTTGTCGTCGGGATGCACCTGGACACTCAGGTCCTGCTTGGTGTCGATGAATTTGATCAGCAGTGGGAACTGACCGGGGTAGATTTCGGTGATCTTCTTGCCCGCTTCGGGGCCTTCCGCCACCACCGATTCGTCGCCCGGGACACCGGAGAGCACCCAGCTCTCCGTGCCCCAGACCAACGTCTTGAGTATTGGCGTGAATTTATACATGTTCCTTTAGATGAGCGGTTCGGCCGTCATCGCCGCAGGCTGCGGGATGCCCATCAGCTTGAGGATGGTCGGCGCCACGTTGCACAGGGCGCCGTCCTTGACGGTCTTCACCTCGTCGCCGGCGTTCATCACGACGAACTGCACGGTGTTGAGGGAGTGGGCCGTGTTGGGCGTACCGTCCGGGTTGACCTCATAGTCGGCGTTGCCGTGGTCGGCGGTCAGCAGGACGACGTAGTCGTGGGCGATGGCCGCCTCGACCACCTTGCCGACGAGCTTGTCGATGCACTCGACCGTCTTGGTGACGGCGGTGTAGACGCCGGTATGGCCCACCATGTCGCCGTTGGCGAAGTTCAGGATGATGAGGTCCTCCTTGTCGGTGTTGATGGCGTCGATCAGCTTCTCGGCCACCTCGGGAGCGCTCATCTGCGGCAGGAGGTCGTAGGTCGGGACCTTCGGGGAATTGACCAGGATGCGGTCCTCACCCTCGAACTGCAGCTCGCGGCCGCCGTTGAAGAAGAAGGTCACGTGGGCGTATTTCTCCGTCTCGGCGATGCGCAGCTGGCGCTTGCCGGCCTTGGAGACCGTCTCGCCCAGGGTGTCGTTCACCAACTCCTTGTCGAAGAGGATGTGGACACCGGTGAAGGAGGCGTCGTACGGCGTGAGGCAGCAGTAGTAGAGCGGGAGGGTGTGCATGCCCTCTTCCGGCATATCCTTCTGCGTGAGCACGGAAGTGAGCTCACGGGCGCGGTCGTTGCGGAAGTTGTAGAAGATGATGGCGTCGCCCTCTTCGATCCTGGCGAGGGGCGCGCCGTCCTTGGTGATGACGATCGGCTTGACGAACTCGTCGGTCACGTCGGCGTCGTAGGACGCCTGGATGCCGTCGATGGCGGACTCGAAAGCCGCGCCCTTGCCCTCTACGAGCAGGTCGTAGGCCTCCTTGACGCGGGCCCAGCGCTTGTCGCGGTCCATCGCGTAGAAGCGGCCGCACACGGTAGCGATCTTGCCCGTGGTCTCGGCCATCTTCTGCTCGAGCTCCTGCAGGAAGCCCTTGCCGCTGCGCGGGTCGGTGTCGCGGCCGTCCATGAAGGCGTGGACATAGACCTGGTCCAGGCCGTACTCCTTGGCGACGCGGAGGAACTCATAGACGTGCTCCAGGGAGGAATGCACGCCGCCGGCGGAGGTGAGGCCCATCAGGTGGAGCTTCTTGCCGGAGTTCTTGACGTAGTCATAGACAGCCTTGATCTCGGGGTTGTCGAGGAATTTGTGGTCACGGACCGCCATGTTGATCTTGACGAGGTCCTGGTACACCACGCGGCCGGCGCCGAGATTCATGTGACCGACCTCGGAGTTACCCATCTGCCCGTCGGGCAGGCCGACATACTCGCCGCAGGCCTGCAGGTGGCCGGCGGGATATTTGGCGCGCAGGCCGTCGATCACCGGCGTGCCCTGCGCCCAGATGGCATTGGAATAATCGTGTTTGCCCTCGCCCCAACCGTCGAGGATCATCAGAAGTACTTTCCTGTTCATATCTATCTTGTTTTTGTATTAACTAACCGAAGTCGCCGCCATAAGGCGGATCCATCCTGCAAAGATAACAAAAATAAGGATTGCTTCCCGCGGGAAACAATCCTTATTTGTAGCTATTTAACCGAACCGGCTAGTCGATCAGGCCACGGGCGCGGAGGGCGGCCGTGTTGTCCGGCTCGCGGCCGGCGAAGCTCTTGTAGAGCGTCATCGGCTCCTCGGAGCCGCCCTTCTCCAGGAAGGTCTCCTTGAACTTCTTCGCGAGCGCGAGGTCGTACGGACCGTCGGGCGAAGCGGCGAAGATGCTGAAGGCGTCCTTGTCGAGCACCTCGGACCACAGGTAACCATAGTAGCCGGCGGCATAGCCGCTGGAGAAGATGTGGTTGAAGTAGGTCGAACGGTAGCGGAAGGTGATCTCCGGGATCAGGCCGATCTCGTCGGCGATCTGCTTCTCGAAGGCGTCGATGTCGACACCCTTCGTCGAAGACAGCTCATGCCAGCGCATGTCGAGGATGGAGGCGGCGCAGAGCTCCGATGTCATGAAGCCCTGGTTGAACTTCTTGGCGGCCAGGATCTTCTGGACGAGCTCCGCGGGGATGGTCTCGCCCTGCGCGTTCTTGGCGTAGCGGGCGAGCATTTCGGGCCGGAAGGCCCAGTTCTCGTTGAACTGGGAGAACATCTCCACGAAGTCGCGGGTGACGTTGGTGCCGCTCACCGAAGCGTAGTGGCACTTCGTCAGCAGCCCGTGCAGGGCGTGGCCGAACTCGTGGAAGGCCGTCTCGACGTCGTCGATGGAGAGCTGGTCGTCGGAGAAATTGCAGACGTTGACGATGATCGGGCGGACTTCGTTGCCGTCGGCGTCGACATACTGCTCGCGGACGTTGTTCATCCACGCGCCGCCGCGCTTGCTGGCGCGGGGCTTATAGTCGGTCGTGAAGATGCCCAGCAGGGAACCGTCCTCGGCCGTGACCTTGTAGGCGCGGACCTGCGGATTGTACACGGGGACGTCCTCGAGGCGTTCGAAGTTGACGCCGTAGAGGATGTGCGCGTTGGTGAAGATGCCGTTGACCACGCTGTCGATCTGGAAGTAAGGCTTGGTCAGCGACTCGTCCAGGTCGTATTTGGCCTTGCGGACCTTCTCGGCGTAGTACCACCAGTCCCAGGGCTCGATCCTGGAGCCGGCCGGCAGCTTGCCCGCCTTGACGTCCTGGTCCATCACGGCCTGCATGTCGGCGAGCTCCGCCTTGGACTTGGCCACGGCGGCCTTCATGATGCCGGCGAGGAAGTTGTCCACCGTCTCCGGGGTGCCGGCCATCTTGTTGGACAGGATATAGGCGGCCGCATTAGGATAGCCCAGGATCCGGGCCTTCTCGGCGCGCAGGTCGAGCACCTCCAGCAGGAGCTGGCGGTTGTCGTATTCATTGCCGCGGTGGCCGCGGGAAGTGTAGGCCTCGTTGTACTGGCGACGCAGCTCGCGGTCCTCCGTGGTGGTCATCTTGTCGGGATAGGCGGCCACGCTGAAGCCGAACTTCTCCAGGAAGTCGTTGGACTCGGCCAGGATGTTGTTGCCGATCTTCTGCGTCTTGGCGGCGATGTCGGCGTTGATCTGGCGCAGGCGGGCCTGCTGCTCCTCCGGCAGGCCGATGCCCTCGCGCTCGAAGCCGTCGAAATGCTTCTTGAGCGCCATCTGCTGCTCGCGGGTCAGGCCGCTCTGGTCGGCGTGATAGACGGCCGCGATGCGGTTGTAGAGCGCCTTGTTGAACGAGAGGTTGTTCTCGTGCTCGCTCATCAGCGAGATGAACTCGTCTTCGATGGCGGCCAGCGCGTCGGTGCGGTCGGTCTCGGTGATGTTGTAGAACACGCCCGTGACCTTGGCGAGGATGCTGCCGGAGAGCTCCAGCGGCGCGATGGTGTTCTCGAAGGTCGGCGCGTCCGGGTT includes:
- a CDS encoding phosphoglycerate mutase, which encodes MILDGWGEGKHDYSNAIWAQGTPVIDGLRAKYPAGHLQACGEYVGLPDGQMGNSEVGHMNLGAGRVVYQDLVKINMAVRDHKFLDNPEIKAVYDYVKNSGKKLHLMGLTSAGGVHSSLEHVYEFLRVAKEYGLDQVYVHAFMDGRDTDPRSGKGFLQELEQKMAETTGKIATVCGRFYAMDRDKRWARVKEAYDLLVEGKGAAFESAIDGIQASYDADVTDEFVKPIVITKDGAPLARIEEGDAIIFYNFRNDRARELTSVLTQKDMPEEGMHTLPLYYCCLTPYDASFTGVHILFDKELVNDTLGETVSKAGKRQLRIAETEKYAHVTFFFNGGRELQFEGEDRILVNSPKVPTYDLLPQMSAPEVAEKLIDAINTDKEDLIILNFANGDMVGHTGVYTAVTKTVECIDKLVGKVVEAAIAHDYVVLLTADHGNADYEVNPDGTPNTAHSLNTVQFVVMNAGDEVKTVKDGALCNVAPTILKLMGIPQPAAMTAEPLI
- a CDS encoding mannose-6-phosphate isomerase, type 1 produces the protein MYKFTPILKTLVWGTESWVLSGVPGDESVVAEGPEAGKKITEIYPGQFPLLIKFIDTKQDLSVQVHPDDKLAMARYGLNGKTEMWYVIDAAPGASLMSGLKESITPDDYVRLVEEDRITDVLAKHAVAPGDVFFLPAGRIHAIGGGCFLAEIQQTSDLTYRIYDYGRLGLDGKPRQLHTQEAKDAIDYRVYPEYRTKYRMQRDAAVELVRCPYFTTELFELTREMTIPGRAGDDKGFLIVIGVSGQVRLRTAQDETVLSPGEAVLVPAADGALSALPLPGDGRDGSARFLTTHL
- a CDS encoding ribonuclease R — encoded protein: MLIFVMIMQKRSSKGRKTSPRKRSGASKKECPMFVGRVQMTREGYIFVIIDGQDDDVFVKAPKTRHALHGDTVRVAVTRQKAGDKRREGEVVEILERSQKPFVGYYHTVGAQAWVLMQSKTMPYDIQVDAEAAAALGAQAGMKVAAVVDHWERREPGPWGHLTDVLGVPGDNDTEMHAILAEFNLPYRFDPEVENAADKISDEITEADLKGRKDFRNTFTFTIDPADAKDFDDALSFKPLPNGNYEVGVHIADVSYYVRPGSPVDKEARERGTSVYLVDRTVPMLPEKLCNKLCSLRPHEEKLVFSAVFEMTPKAEIRSRWIGRAVINSDYRLNYDQAQEIIEEKATDAEPKLVEAIQTLHKLATILKQNERKNGAIDFDRPEMKVEVDEKGKPVRVYQKISKEANWLIEEFMLLANRTVAEFVATGGQMNGVPQKNAKTFVYRVHGEPNEIKLENLYTFAKGFGYRIPTEQQGGHATAKTLNQLLESAKGKPEFAALENLALRAMAKACYSTDNIGHYGLAFKFYTHFTSPIRRYPDLMVHRLLALYLDGAESRKKDKFEEECRYASERELVAADAERTSTKYKLVEFMMDKIGEEYDGHVSGITEWGMYVEIEPTKIEGMISVRDIKSDFYEFDEPRYRLVGKRRHKQFCLGDPVRIKVKSANLEQRLLDYELVEPAAPAEQASEVGREETGAPVAPVARKRKRR
- a CDS encoding putative MFS transporter, AGZA family, xanthine/uracil permease, with amino-acid sequence MANFLNKAFGFEAGKHSVRTEIIAGITTFLTMAYILAVNPNIFSALDGMPGGAVFTSTALAAIIGTLVMAIYAKKPFALAPGMGLNAFFVYTVCLTMGYSWQFALTAVLLEGILFIILTLTKVRTWLLNAIPGTLKKAIGAGIGLFIAFIGLQNSGIIVNSDATLVTLGDITHGTALVAIIGLMITAGLVMLKVKGGILIGIIVTTLIGLVIKDPATGAAITQLSHNDAGSVQLLSLPSSISPIFCQFEFSQIFSWNMLVVVFTFLFVDMFDTMGTIIGVHQGAGLVERDEVEGMEQMFMADSVATVAGACLGTSTTTTYVESAAGVGAGGRTGLTAFATAVCFALALFFSPIFLSIPSAATAPALVIVGVMMMPSIKRIHWDDYCKSIPAFLTIIMMPVAYSISDGILIGVIAYVITHAIAGRVKEISVPMWVLAVLFILRYIFI
- a CDS encoding adenine phosphoribosyltransferase — protein: MSVENLKANLRTVPDFPVKGILFWDVSTMFKNAACLRELDDILYELYKDKGITKVVGMESRGFVMGPSLAVRLGAGFVMARKPGKLPADTLSETYDKEYGHDTIEIHRDAITPDDVVLIHDDLLATGGTVAAAARLVGQFHPKKTLINFIIEIEELNGRAKLPAGVEVDSVIKV
- a CDS encoding peptidyl-dipeptidase Dcp — protein: MKRIIASAAIVLAMTACQNNRTNPFLTEWDTPYGIPPFEQILPSDFIPAVKAGIEQQNAEIDAITANPDAPTFENTIAPLELSGSILAKVTGVFYNITETDRTDALAAIEDEFISLMSEHENNLSFNKALYNRIAAVYHADQSGLTREQQMALKKHFDGFEREGIGLPEEQQARLRQINADIAAKTQKIGNNILAESNDFLEKFGFSVAAYPDKMTTTEDRELRRQYNEAYTSRGHRGNEYDNRQLLLEVLDLRAEKARILGYPNAAAYILSNKMAGTPETVDNFLAGIMKAAVAKSKAELADMQAVMDQDVKAGKLPAGSRIEPWDWWYYAEKVRKAKYDLDESLTKPYFQIDSVVNGIFTNAHILYGVNFERLEDVPVYNPQVRAYKVTAEDGSLLGIFTTDYKPRASKRGGAWMNNVREQYVDADGNEVRPIIVNVCNFSDDQLSIDDVETAFHEFGHALHGLLTKCHYASVSGTNVTRDFVEMFSQFNENWAFRPEMLARYAKNAQGETIPAELVQKILAAKKFNQGFMTSELCAASILDMRWHELSSTKGVDIDAFEKQIADEIGLIPEITFRYRSTYFNHIFSSGYAAGYYGYLWSEVLDKDAFSIFAASPDGPYDLALAKKFKETFLEKGGSEEPMTLYKSFAGREPDNTAALRARGLID